The following are encoded together in the Bradyrhizobium algeriense genome:
- a CDS encoding type II 3-dehydroquinate dehydratase, whose protein sequence is MTSPTIYFLNGPNANLYGLDKSGTYGRESFVSIKKRCEDHAASLGLVIEFRQSNHEGVLVDWIQEAREKAEGIVINAAGLTYTSIAILDALLAFEGPIIEAHMSNIWKREPFRHHSYVSRAATGVVAGLGALGYELALTAVSRLISERAAQ, encoded by the coding sequence ATGACGTCTCCCACCATCTATTTCCTGAACGGCCCCAATGCCAATCTCTACGGGCTCGACAAGAGCGGCACCTATGGCCGCGAGAGTTTTGTCTCGATCAAGAAGCGCTGTGAGGATCACGCTGCGTCGCTCGGGCTGGTGATTGAATTCCGTCAGTCCAATCATGAAGGTGTTCTGGTTGACTGGATACAGGAGGCGAGGGAGAAGGCGGAGGGGATCGTCATCAATGCTGCCGGGCTCACTTACACTTCCATTGCGATCCTCGACGCGCTACTCGCTTTCGAGGGGCCGATCATTGAGGCGCACATGAGCAATATCTGGAAGCGCGAGCCGTTTCGCCATCACTCTTACGTCTCGCGGGCAGCCACGGGCGTGGTCGCAGGTCTCGGCGCGCTCGGCTACGAACTCGCGTTGACAGCGGTGTCGCGTCTGATCTCTGAACGGGCCGCTCAATGA
- a CDS encoding helix-turn-helix domain-containing protein — translation MQLSKQAVGEAAFIQRLSGRRTAHAPSLPLVTDEFVYRSEDRQNIFLRTTIDDEISAVYGRFKLDRPAVVHLQPGSRFLLTFYLAGNIAGEAIGRRSKPLDLRTGYAHLRASNQRGGFLVGLPAGPASFFQIRLTPDALMRVARDLQLDLDSERPPALGAHDGSVIVNAPWSGREQSILEGFAPWEASERMMLRALAGRGAELACAFMRHTFHDIVADTRPGSAELFQRILAGRSASAVPARLKAVEDKTGLARSTLWRASKARHGESPARIMRNRRLDRAFLALQSTDDTVAAIALDAGWACPSKFAAAFRRQFGRSPGATRRALAVQQKA, via the coding sequence ATGCAGCTATCGAAGCAAGCGGTCGGCGAAGCGGCCTTCATCCAGCGATTGTCCGGTCGGCGGACGGCTCATGCGCCGTCCTTGCCGCTCGTGACGGACGAGTTCGTCTACCGTTCGGAAGACCGACAGAACATCTTTCTGCGCACCACTATCGATGACGAAATCTCTGCGGTATATGGAAGGTTCAAACTCGATCGACCGGCGGTCGTCCACCTTCAGCCCGGCTCACGCTTCCTTCTGACATTCTATCTGGCCGGCAACATAGCCGGCGAGGCGATCGGCCGACGTTCGAAGCCGCTGGACCTCAGAACGGGATACGCGCACCTGCGCGCGTCCAACCAACGAGGGGGATTCCTCGTTGGGCTACCGGCAGGTCCAGCCTCGTTCTTTCAGATCAGGCTGACGCCGGACGCCTTGATGCGTGTTGCCCGTGACCTGCAGCTCGACCTCGACAGTGAACGGCCGCCCGCCCTGGGTGCGCATGATGGGAGCGTCATCGTCAATGCGCCGTGGTCGGGGCGGGAGCAGTCGATCCTGGAGGGCTTCGCGCCTTGGGAAGCCAGTGAACGGATGATGCTCCGCGCGCTTGCCGGCCGCGGCGCCGAACTCGCCTGCGCGTTCATGCGCCACACCTTTCACGATATCGTTGCTGACACGCGTCCGGGATCCGCCGAGTTGTTCCAGCGTATTCTCGCGGGGCGATCCGCTTCTGCCGTTCCCGCTCGTCTCAAGGCCGTGGAGGATAAGACCGGACTTGCGCGCTCGACCTTGTGGCGGGCCAGCAAGGCCCGGCATGGAGAGTCGCCGGCACGAATAATGCGCAACCGGCGGCTCGATCGGGCATTCCTGGCCCTGCAATCGACCGATGACACGGTCGCTGCCATTGCCCTCGATGCGGGATGGGCCTGCCCGTCCAAATTTGCCGCCGCGTTCCGCCGGCAGTTCGGGCGGTCGCCCGGTGCGACGCGACGTGCTCTGGCTGTGCAACAAAAGGCCTGA
- a CDS encoding ABC transporter ATP-binding protein, with translation MSTIEIRDLTKKFGTFVAVKDANLSVAAGEIVCLLGPSGCGKTTTLRTIAGLERATAGDVVIAGQRVNHLPPEKRDIAMVFQFYALYPALSVGQNIAMPLHREAIGSAEVATRVRKVADILHLRDILDRLPGQISEGEKQRAAVARAIVRDPKCFLFDEPLSRLDVELRHSMRGQIKAVLSNLTKATVIVTHDQLEALTMADRIAIMRDGLIEQVGSPHEVFAKPANVFVASFIGTPQMNLIDAQFKSYGNGKAKVVFDEQDVDLSVHPAVANLKAGKVTVGIRPRAFTVVSKDTRDTIDAMAELIEPMGAETLIHARTKTGSDIRVVVPRDKRVKIGEALHLVPDPAQTHVFADDGKAVRA, from the coding sequence ATGTCGACCATCGAAATACGTGACCTCACCAAGAAGTTCGGCACATTTGTTGCCGTCAAGGATGCCAACCTGTCCGTGGCCGCGGGTGAAATTGTTTGTCTGCTCGGTCCTTCGGGCTGTGGCAAGACGACTACGCTGCGCACGATTGCCGGCCTCGAACGCGCCACGGCAGGGGACGTCGTCATTGCGGGGCAGCGCGTGAACCACCTGCCGCCGGAGAAGCGCGACATCGCAATGGTCTTCCAGTTCTATGCTCTCTATCCGGCGCTGAGTGTTGGGCAGAACATTGCAATGCCTCTTCACCGCGAAGCAATCGGGAGCGCGGAAGTGGCAACTCGCGTCAGGAAGGTGGCTGACATCTTGCATCTTCGCGATATCCTGGACCGACTGCCGGGACAGATTTCGGAGGGCGAGAAGCAACGCGCCGCCGTTGCCCGCGCCATTGTTCGGGACCCCAAATGCTTTCTGTTCGACGAACCTCTCTCGCGGCTCGATGTGGAGCTGCGTCACTCCATGCGCGGCCAGATCAAGGCCGTGCTGTCAAATCTCACGAAAGCCACTGTCATAGTCACCCACGACCAGCTTGAGGCCCTGACCATGGCAGACCGTATTGCCATCATGCGCGACGGGCTCATCGAGCAGGTGGGGAGCCCACATGAGGTCTTCGCAAAACCCGCCAACGTCTTTGTTGCGAGCTTCATCGGCACGCCGCAGATGAACCTGATCGACGCACAATTCAAGAGCTACGGCAACGGTAAGGCGAAAGTGGTCTTCGACGAGCAGGATGTCGATCTGAGCGTCCATCCCGCGGTCGCAAACCTGAAGGCTGGAAAGGTCACCGTGGGAATTCGCCCGCGAGCTTTCACTGTTGTCTCCAAGGACACCAGGGACACGATCGACGCCATGGCCGAGCTCATTGAGCCGATGGGTGCCGAGACGCTTATTCACGCGCGCACCAAGACGGGCAGCGACATCCGGGTCGTCGTGCCGCGTGACAAAAGGGTGAAGATTGGCGAGGCGCTCCACCTCGTTCCAGATCCCGCGCAAACCCACGTGTTCGCAGACGACGGAAAGGCGGTGCGCGCATGA
- a CDS encoding aspartate/glutamate racemase family protein, producing the protein MRAHRTELIGLVGGMTWHSTARYYRMLNERGEALRGARSTPESLVVTLDFAPLFQMALKDEWQAIGDRLVGAVATLAAGGAGLVALTAVTAHRVFASIAASTSLPCIHVLDPAGVLLQRRGVKRIGVLATRFAASQDFIDARLERAGVTGVLRPDAAGQAAVDAIIEDQLAHGLITPAARRKIDDIADGLRRRGADALLLACTELPLLYPNGNMPNDVVDAVTLHVDALLDHDRGHRD; encoded by the coding sequence ATGAGAGCCCATCGCACTGAGCTGATCGGCCTCGTCGGCGGCATGACGTGGCATTCGACCGCTCGATATTATCGTATGCTGAATGAGCGGGGCGAGGCCTTGCGGGGCGCACGCTCGACGCCGGAAAGTCTTGTCGTGACACTCGATTTTGCGCCGTTGTTTCAGATGGCCCTGAAGGACGAATGGCAGGCGATCGGAGACCGGCTCGTGGGCGCTGTCGCAACGCTTGCCGCTGGCGGTGCGGGCCTAGTCGCGCTCACAGCCGTGACCGCGCACCGGGTGTTTGCATCCATCGCTGCCAGCACGAGCCTTCCGTGTATTCACGTCCTCGATCCGGCCGGGGTGCTTCTGCAGCGACGCGGAGTGAAACGCATCGGCGTGTTGGCAACGCGTTTCGCTGCCAGCCAGGATTTCATCGACGCGCGTCTTGAGCGGGCCGGCGTGACCGGTGTCTTGCGGCCCGATGCCGCCGGCCAGGCCGCGGTCGATGCGATTATCGAGGATCAGCTCGCGCACGGCCTGATCACGCCCGCCGCACGCCGCAAGATTGACGATATAGCCGACGGTCTGCGGCGTCGCGGTGCCGACGCACTGCTCCTGGCATGCACGGAGCTGCCATTGCTCTACCCTAACGGCAACATGCCGAACGATGTTGTCGATGCCGTCACCCTGCACGTTGATGCGCTTCTGGATCATGATCGAGGACACCGTGACTGA
- a CDS encoding carbohydrate ABC transporter permease, with protein sequence MTDRVSFWERIGFRSVGGIAEAGWGRTLVVAVVSFIYFLPVLFIIFTAIKPQGLALSVPPTLSPTSFFGLIPDQFVFTPTLDNFASVFSRVMTAGGQPESTGFDRFFFNSIVIASASVLLALVIGTLAAYGFSRYPLKGNDTYLFIILTTRMLPAIVVIIPVILMFRAVGLSGSYLGIIMLYTAFNLAFTVWMMKSFFDELSTDVEDAARIDGSSEIKVFFKICLPQVIAGLAATFVFGLILTWNEFLFALLLTGPDTRTVPVAMNQAVSSGGRGTDWTLLAAIETLFLVPIFLATFFLQDHLLRGVTFGTVRK encoded by the coding sequence ATGACAGACAGAGTTTCTTTCTGGGAGCGGATTGGCTTTCGTAGCGTCGGCGGCATCGCGGAGGCGGGTTGGGGCCGCACGCTCGTCGTGGCGGTTGTCAGCTTCATCTACTTCCTGCCGGTCCTCTTCATCATCTTCACGGCGATCAAGCCGCAGGGGCTGGCGCTTTCAGTACCGCCAACGCTTTCGCCTACCTCATTCTTTGGTCTCATCCCCGATCAGTTTGTCTTCACGCCGACATTGGACAACTTTGCCTCGGTCTTTTCCCGCGTCATGACGGCGGGTGGCCAGCCGGAGTCCACCGGGTTTGACCGATTCTTCTTCAACTCCATCGTGATCGCGTCGGCATCTGTCCTGCTTGCCCTCGTTATCGGCACGTTGGCCGCCTATGGCTTCTCGCGCTATCCGCTCAAGGGCAACGATACCTATCTCTTCATCATTTTGACGACCCGTATGCTGCCTGCGATCGTCGTCATCATTCCGGTGATCTTGATGTTCCGCGCCGTGGGCCTTTCTGGATCCTATCTCGGCATCATCATGCTCTATACGGCCTTCAATCTCGCATTTACCGTCTGGATGATGAAGAGCTTCTTCGATGAGTTGTCGACAGACGTCGAGGATGCAGCCCGTATCGATGGGTCGTCAGAAATCAAAGTGTTTTTCAAGATCTGTCTGCCGCAGGTTATTGCGGGTCTTGCCGCAACATTCGTTTTCGGCCTCATCCTCACCTGGAACGAGTTCCTGTTCGCGCTGCTCCTGACGGGTCCTGATACACGCACCGTGCCTGTAGCCATGAACCAGGCCGTGTCTTCCGGCGGGCGCGGAACCGACTGGACGCTGCTGGCTGCCATTGAAACCTTGTTTCTTGTTCCCATTTTCCTTGCCACCTTCTTTTTGCAGGATCACCTGCTGCGTGGCGTCACGTTCGGCACGGTCAGGAAGTGA
- a CDS encoding sugar phosphate isomerase/epimerase, with the protein MKYGFNLLLWTGHVTDEHAPVLKALKRTGYDSVEVPIFEGTIDSYARLGEQLAKMDLDVTTVSVLGAGHDPLSDDKMERQAAVERTNWVIDCTKALGGSIIAGPMHSELGRFTGRGPTADERKRGIEFHRRAGDHAGKHGMSFALEAVNRFECYFLNTMDQLASYLDEVDHPAIKGMYDTFHANIEEKDPVAAINTIKRHMIHVHISENDRGTPGKGHVPWGPTYKALRAAEYDGRLTIEAFGRAVPALAAATRVWRDFSPNEEEVYEFGLKGMRQGWAEAGS; encoded by the coding sequence ATGAAGTACGGATTCAATCTGCTGCTCTGGACAGGGCATGTCACCGACGAACACGCGCCTGTGCTGAAGGCGCTCAAGAGGACGGGTTACGACAGCGTGGAGGTTCCGATCTTCGAAGGCACGATCGATTCCTACGCAAGGCTCGGAGAGCAACTTGCCAAGATGGACCTCGACGTCACAACCGTGAGCGTGCTGGGGGCGGGGCACGATCCACTCTCGGACGACAAGATGGAGCGGCAGGCTGCGGTCGAACGGACCAATTGGGTCATCGACTGCACCAAGGCGCTTGGAGGATCGATCATCGCCGGCCCGATGCACTCCGAACTCGGTCGCTTCACTGGAAGGGGACCCACGGCGGATGAGCGCAAGCGCGGGATCGAATTTCATCGCCGCGCTGGCGATCATGCTGGAAAGCACGGCATGAGCTTTGCCCTTGAGGCGGTGAATCGATTCGAATGCTACTTCCTCAACACGATGGATCAGTTGGCCAGCTATCTGGACGAAGTCGATCATCCCGCAATCAAAGGGATGTACGATACATTCCATGCCAATATCGAGGAGAAGGACCCGGTCGCCGCCATAAATACAATCAAGCGGCACATGATCCATGTCCATATCTCGGAGAATGACCGCGGCACCCCGGGGAAGGGCCATGTGCCGTGGGGTCCCACCTATAAGGCGCTGAGGGCCGCAGAATATGATGGCAGGTTGACGATCGAAGCCTTCGGCCGCGCCGTTCCGGCGCTCGCCGCCGCCACCCGCGTGTGGCGCGACTTCTCCCCCAATGAGGAGGAGGTTTATGAGTTCGGGCTCAAGGGCATGCGGCAAGGCTGGGCCGAGGCCGGGTCCTGA
- a CDS encoding VOC family protein: MIEDTVTENPVKAIDHLLTFVRDLDEAARFYDRLGFTLTPESRIDAMGIVNRLILFPDASEGSANFIELMSVFDTDRLPPAMAALLSGDEGIKSMVLSLGDVEGARAHFVELGCPFGPPMHVRREWKLSATESVWPEFDVLLPVDDVVTFNGCRYYNVELYRLPAWTTHRNGARAFDRVDCAAADPQTAASRLANVLGTTATGGTVAHRDMTIDIRRDGAAATWPIRIAGYRVTGLNENYLAQALSTHRDIGQVNQVTAFGQTIELSSQAPRAS, from the coding sequence ATGATCGAGGACACCGTGACTGAAAACCCCGTCAAAGCCATCGATCATCTGCTCACTTTCGTCCGCGATCTGGATGAGGCCGCCCGCTTTTATGATCGGCTTGGCTTCACGTTGACGCCCGAGAGCCGAATTGATGCCATGGGCATCGTCAACCGGCTAATCCTGTTTCCCGACGCGAGCGAAGGGTCGGCGAACTTCATTGAGTTGATGAGTGTATTCGATACGGACCGGCTGCCTCCGGCTATGGCCGCGCTGCTGTCCGGTGACGAAGGAATCAAGTCGATGGTTCTTTCGCTCGGTGATGTCGAGGGGGCCCGCGCTCATTTCGTCGAGCTCGGCTGTCCGTTCGGCCCGCCCATGCATGTCCGGCGCGAGTGGAAGCTCTCCGCCACCGAGTCCGTCTGGCCGGAATTCGACGTGTTGCTGCCGGTCGACGATGTCGTAACCTTCAACGGTTGCCGATACTACAATGTCGAGCTGTACCGCCTTCCTGCTTGGACTACGCATCGCAACGGCGCTCGTGCGTTCGACCGGGTCGACTGCGCTGCTGCGGATCCGCAAACGGCCGCGTCCCGCTTGGCGAATGTTCTCGGTACGACGGCGACCGGCGGTACCGTTGCGCATCGCGACATGACGATAGATATCCGCCGCGATGGTGCCGCCGCGACCTGGCCGATCCGTATCGCGGGATATCGCGTAACCGGGCTCAACGAAAATTATCTGGCGCAAGCACTGAGTACCCACCGCGACATCGGGCAAGTAAATCAGGTCACGGCTTTCGGGCAAACAATCGAGCTTTCATCCCAAGCGCCACGCGCGTCATGA
- a CDS encoding tripartite tricarboxylate transporter substrate binding protein — translation MNRRQFVAAMIGSVAAGPAARAQTYPARPITFIVPYSAGGPLDATARLVGEGLSRRVGQAVVVENRTGASGMLGANAVAKAQPDGYTLLFTVIDTQVNNVALFKTIAYDPVKDFAPITQAFLAPMILVAGAKFSARTPQQFAEQVKTSGQPLAYGSWGIGGSAHLAGEALWNRHFRLGMTHVPYRGEAPIVNDLLSGQIPVSFASIANTRQHIETGALRSLAVSGTKRSSALPDLPTLTELGFTDPVFKIGVWLGAFAPGQTPPPIVDRLSQEMRAVVRSPEVSDRMVRLGFEPVASTPEEFARSLETEIATIKAVFRDLGIEQQ, via the coding sequence ATGAACCGCCGTCAATTCGTCGCTGCGATGATCGGCTCGGTCGCCGCGGGACCGGCGGCGCGGGCCCAGACCTATCCAGCCCGTCCGATCACCTTCATCGTTCCCTATTCAGCCGGCGGGCCGCTGGACGCGACCGCGCGTTTGGTCGGCGAAGGATTGTCCCGACGCGTCGGGCAGGCCGTGGTCGTGGAGAATCGGACCGGCGCGAGCGGCATGCTTGGCGCGAACGCGGTCGCCAAAGCGCAGCCCGACGGCTACACGCTCCTGTTCACGGTCATCGACACGCAAGTCAACAATGTCGCGCTGTTCAAGACCATCGCCTATGATCCCGTGAAGGATTTTGCACCAATAACCCAGGCCTTCCTGGCGCCGATGATTTTGGTGGCAGGCGCGAAGTTCAGTGCGCGCACGCCTCAACAATTTGCCGAACAGGTCAAGACCTCAGGTCAGCCGCTCGCTTACGGGTCGTGGGGCATCGGCGGATCGGCCCATCTCGCCGGCGAAGCATTATGGAACCGGCATTTCAGGCTTGGGATGACGCACGTTCCTTATCGAGGTGAGGCGCCGATCGTCAACGATCTGCTCAGCGGTCAGATTCCGGTATCGTTCGCATCCATCGCCAATACGCGGCAGCATATCGAGACCGGCGCGCTGAGGTCGCTAGCTGTCTCCGGTACCAAGAGATCGTCGGCGCTGCCTGACCTGCCGACCTTGACCGAGCTTGGCTTCACCGATCCGGTGTTCAAGATCGGCGTCTGGCTCGGCGCGTTCGCCCCTGGACAAACGCCGCCGCCAATCGTCGACCGGCTATCGCAGGAGATGCGGGCGGTCGTCCGCAGCCCCGAAGTCTCGGACAGAATGGTACGGCTCGGCTTCGAGCCTGTCGCGTCGACCCCGGAGGAATTTGCCCGCAGTCTGGAAACCGAGATTGCCACGATCAAGGCCGTCTTCCGCGACCTCGGGATCGAACAGCAGTGA
- a CDS encoding MmgE/PrpD family protein → MNDPLDALLDHAFFVEATKIPTETMNFQLRRVLDNLGCLVAGYDQAGTSMALSLARRWSGAQEATVIGSIEKLAAPQAAFVNAVRARALDFCDVLSPGWHPSSSDVPVALAAAEMSGAGGEAVLAALAVGQDVGQRINRAAQANGFFYRGFDSNVLGLFSGAIIASRLLGLTRAQMSDAIGLAFDFGIGTFQHYQDKVLAVRISQGLVARHALEAVFLARAGISGPKRTLAGECGFFRLYGPAAPDLAVLGENLGERFLGEEATCVKLYPSCGVTLALTEALLAARGRGEIPFDQIAGLSLRISPAMNVICGGPYAPAETPEVDAQFNVRYVAANAILRGRATLDEFTASAATAPDIVAFAQRIDVAEEPAFGHFDQCEAIISNKDGARRVIPAQFGRGWPENPPTQDDLIAKFLQCAAFSGRPGWRDGDALIAAIKTLRSAASVEPLIAAFAA, encoded by the coding sequence GTGAACGATCCGCTCGATGCGCTTCTGGATCACGCGTTTTTCGTCGAGGCAACAAAAATCCCGACGGAGACGATGAATTTCCAACTGCGTCGCGTTCTCGACAATCTTGGCTGTCTCGTCGCAGGCTATGATCAAGCTGGCACAAGCATGGCGTTATCGCTCGCGCGGCGCTGGAGCGGTGCGCAGGAGGCCACGGTAATTGGATCGATCGAAAAGCTTGCCGCGCCCCAGGCGGCTTTTGTCAATGCGGTGAGGGCGCGAGCCCTTGATTTCTGCGATGTGCTGTCGCCCGGATGGCATCCGAGTTCGTCGGATGTGCCGGTCGCTCTCGCTGCGGCGGAAATGTCCGGTGCCGGCGGCGAAGCAGTGCTTGCCGCCCTGGCCGTCGGACAGGATGTGGGCCAGAGGATCAATCGGGCCGCGCAGGCAAACGGCTTCTTTTATCGAGGCTTCGACAGCAACGTGCTTGGGCTGTTTTCGGGCGCCATCATCGCGAGCCGGCTCCTTGGGCTGACACGCGCGCAGATGAGCGACGCCATCGGGCTTGCCTTCGATTTCGGTATCGGCACCTTCCAGCACTATCAAGACAAGGTGCTTGCCGTGAGGATCAGCCAAGGACTCGTGGCCCGCCACGCGCTTGAGGCCGTGTTCCTGGCTCGAGCGGGGATCAGCGGACCGAAGCGGACTCTTGCGGGTGAATGCGGCTTCTTTCGGCTCTACGGGCCTGCTGCGCCGGATCTGGCGGTTCTCGGCGAAAACCTCGGAGAGAGGTTCCTTGGTGAGGAGGCCACCTGCGTCAAACTCTACCCGAGTTGCGGAGTGACCCTGGCGCTGACCGAGGCGTTGCTCGCCGCACGAGGGCGCGGCGAGATCCCGTTCGATCAGATCGCCGGCCTGTCGCTGCGCATCTCGCCGGCCATGAACGTAATCTGCGGCGGCCCCTACGCGCCGGCGGAGACACCCGAAGTCGATGCGCAGTTCAACGTCCGCTACGTCGCCGCCAATGCCATATTACGCGGCCGCGCAACGCTGGACGAGTTCACTGCAAGCGCTGCGACTGCGCCAGACATTGTAGCCTTCGCGCAGCGCATCGATGTCGCAGAAGAACCTGCTTTCGGTCATTTCGACCAGTGTGAGGCAATCATCTCCAACAAGGACGGCGCCAGGCGCGTCATCCCGGCACAGTTCGGACGAGGCTGGCCTGAGAACCCGCCAACACAGGACGATCTCATTGCGAAATTTCTCCAGTGTGCGGCCTTTTCAGGAAGGCCTGGCTGGCGTGACGGTGACGCCCTGATTGCGGCGATCAAGACTCTGCGCTCGGCAGCGTCCGTCGAACCGCTTATCGCGGCTTTTGCTGCATGA
- a CDS encoding type 1 glutamine amidotransferase domain-containing protein: MSTSPQATAFNRMQQLMSSSPVPSISTELLVTADGDLNRELKSFLLDPPTNPGLLKDKRIAICCTNGVEEVEILGAHRWLTEHGATVHVVSPRIGEFHPTLGLRFPPQCATHVLAIRLMENAGWLKIDRYTDEARAEDYDAMLLPGGCWNPDALRMDQHARAFVSAMYEAGKPTCAICHGQWVMVSAKILKGKRATAVWNIQIDLENAGATVLDEPCVVDGNLITARFPYDLPRLINAMVKQLVPARG; this comes from the coding sequence ATGAGCACGTCTCCCCAAGCCACTGCCTTCAACCGCATGCAGCAGCTAATGTCTTCTTCGCCGGTCCCATCTATTTCGACTGAATTGTTGGTCACGGCTGACGGCGACTTGAACCGAGAGCTCAAGAGCTTCCTGCTTGATCCGCCCACAAATCCAGGTCTGCTCAAGGACAAGCGCATCGCCATCTGCTGCACCAATGGCGTGGAGGAAGTGGAGATTCTGGGTGCTCATCGCTGGCTCACCGAACACGGCGCCACTGTTCATGTTGTCTCGCCCCGCATAGGTGAGTTTCATCCCACGCTCGGCCTCCGCTTCCCGCCGCAATGCGCCACCCATGTCCTCGCCATCCGTCTCATGGAAAACGCAGGTTGGCTCAAGATCGACCGCTACACGGACGAAGCCAGGGCGGAGGATTACGACGCCATGCTTCTGCCGGGCGGATGCTGGAACCCTGACGCGCTGCGCATGGACCAGCATGCGCGCGCGTTTGTGAGCGCCATGTATGAAGCGGGCAAACCCACATGCGCCATCTGTCATGGCCAATGGGTTATGGTGAGCGCCAAGATCCTCAAAGGCAAGCGCGCCACGGCTGTGTGGAACATACAGATCGACCTCGAAAACGCTGGCGCTACGGTCCTGGACGAACCCTGCGTGGTCGACGGCAATCTGATTACGGCCCGTTTCCCTTATGACCTGCCGCGCCTGATTAACGCGATGGTGAAGCAGCTGGTGCCTGCAAGGGGCTAA
- a CDS encoding glyoxylate/hydroxypyruvate reductase A yields MTSEVMAFYSAFDDHETWRAALAVEGIDLRQADDIGDPDIVRHALVWKPPHGFFARYSNLGLVVNLGAGVDALVGRDDLPDVPITRLSDPKMARMMAGYVLFAVTRHARDIPAFERAQRERRWHYIHPRDPETIRVGVLGLGELGLTAALECARQGYRVRGWSNTLKSVDGIETSAGLPALAEILGGSDILVCMLPQTPQTCGLLDAERLAQMKRGAAFINVSRGSIIDEPALIEALRSGHIAEATLDVFASEPLSPESPLWAMDNVLVTPHLASVALPGSAARQIGENVRRLRAGQPLLSCVDPGRGY; encoded by the coding sequence ATGACGTCGGAGGTCATGGCGTTCTATAGCGCCTTCGATGACCACGAGACGTGGCGCGCTGCCCTTGCAGTCGAGGGGATCGATCTTCGCCAGGCGGATGACATCGGCGATCCGGATATCGTGCGGCATGCGCTGGTCTGGAAGCCGCCCCATGGGTTTTTCGCGCGCTACTCAAATCTCGGGCTCGTCGTCAATCTCGGCGCCGGCGTCGATGCGCTGGTCGGACGCGATGATCTGCCGGACGTGCCGATCACCCGCCTGTCCGATCCGAAGATGGCGCGGATGATGGCCGGCTATGTGCTGTTCGCGGTGACGCGTCACGCCCGCGATATTCCGGCCTTCGAGCGCGCGCAGCGTGAACGCCGCTGGCACTATATCCATCCGCGCGATCCCGAGACCATCCGGGTCGGCGTGCTCGGTCTCGGTGAGTTGGGGTTGACCGCGGCGCTGGAATGCGCGCGGCAGGGCTATCGGGTGCGCGGCTGGTCCAACACATTGAAGTCAGTGGATGGCATCGAGACCTCTGCCGGCCTGCCGGCATTAGCGGAGATCCTGGGTGGGAGCGATATTCTCGTCTGCATGCTGCCGCAGACGCCGCAGACCTGTGGCCTGCTCGATGCCGAGCGCCTGGCGCAGATGAAGCGGGGCGCGGCCTTCATCAATGTCTCCCGCGGCAGCATCATCGATGAACCGGCTTTGATCGAAGCGCTCCGCTCGGGTCATATCGCGGAAGCGACGCTGGATGTGTTTGCCTCCGAACCTTTGTCGCCGGAGAGTCCCTTATGGGCGATGGACAATGTTCTGGTGACGCCGCATCTGGCCTCGGTCGCGCTACCGGGATCTGCGGCGCGACAGATCGGCGAGAATGTGCGCCGGCTTCGTGCCGGGCAGCCGCTGCTAAGCTGCGTCGATCCCGGCCGGGGCTATTGA